The following proteins are encoded in a genomic region of Nymphalis io chromosome 8, ilAglIoxx1.1, whole genome shotgun sequence:
- the LOC126770181 gene encoding armadillo repeat-containing protein gudu, with protein MAEGDNISTFSVDGGQDTVGLPRIVMVTEGSDTSASSPSSTSSSEDNWADLIKSSEIPPEYWHIQKLVKYMKAGNQTATMVALSCLKDHDLTVEVNQRAIQEIGGLELLVNLLETRDLCCILGGLAVLKDITPNIEIRKKVTDLGAIPLLVGLLSDPARDVQILAAETIANLGRIRKSRKFCRKFGGIPKLIDLLDIKERCLITEKEELNQDELQFLDIARAGAKALWSMSSSQRNREAMRKYGMIPLIARILKTIHLDVAVPAVGLLQLCASETSFQLAIQTEKMVDDLIKHLANEDKDLKTYCSLAIYKCASDAITRDMIREAGGLELLVEAAQDSTNRANKPLMAAVTGALWKCANSDTSVKRLDNLGAVPILVRLLDDENDGVLTNVAGALAECAKYPPNREKIRFAKGIPMLIHHLNNTHKPLLENVPLVLMECAREQNCMMEIDELDGVRLIWSLLKNDSKKVQTNAALALSPCVQNAADSGEMVRSFVGALELTVDLLDSDDHNVLSAVCAAIATIAHDHENLAVISDHGVVAKLSKLVSTTDDHLRANLGVAIAYCCDWAQNRQEFGKRGAITPLVNYMTSRDPDVHRATALALYHLSFYSINCVTMHAAGVVQFLLETIGAKDPILQEASAGCLCNIRKLALATEKIKLKQ; from the exons atggCGGAGGGTGATAACATATCTACTTTTAGTGTTGATGGAGGCCAAGACACAGTTGGTCTTCCTCGTATAGTTATGGTAACTGAAGGATCAGACACTTCAGCTTCTTCCCCATCATCAACATCATCATCTGAGGACAACTGGGCGGACTTGATTAAATCATCAGAAATACCTCCTGAATATTGGCATATTCAGAAATTAGTCAAATACATGAAGGCAGGTAACCAAACTGCGACTATGGTAGCTTTATCTTGCCTTAAAGACCATGATCTTACAGTAGAAGTAAATCAAAGAGCCATACAGGAAATTGGAGGCCTAGAACTTTTAGTGAATTTACTAGAAACCAGAGACCTGTGTTGCATTTTGGGTGGTTTGGCAGTACTTAAAGACATAACGCCGAATATCGAAATCCGCAAGAAGGTAACAGATCTAGGTGCAATTCCATTATTAGTTGGTCTCCTATCGGATCCAGCAAGAGACGTTCAAATTCTAGCAGCGGAGACAATCGCGAATTTGGGAAGAATTCGTAAAAGCAGAAAATTTTGTAGAAAGTTTGGTGGCATACCAAAATTAATAGATCTATTGGATATCAAAGAAAG atgTCTTATAACGGAAAAGGAGGAATTAAATCAAGACGAGCTACAATTTCTTGATATAGCGCGTGCTGGCGCTAAGGCTCTGTGGTCGATGTCATCGTCGCAAAGAAACCGCGAAGCAATGAGGAAGTACGGTATGATTCCTCTTATCGCTCGGATACTCAAGACCATTCACTTGGATGTAGCGGTACCGGCTGTCGGACTTTTACAATTGTGCGCTAGTGAAACCTCCTTCCAGCTCGCTATACAGACCGAAAAGATGGTCGATGATTTGATAAAGCACTTAGCGAATGAGGACAAGGACTTAAAG ACTTACTGCAGTCTAGCCATTTACAAATGCGCCAGTGACGCCATTACCAGAGATATGATACGAGAAGCCGGAGGCCTTGAACTTTTAGTAGAAGCAGCTCAAGATTCTACAAACAGGGCCAATAAGCCACTTATGGCTGCAGTTACTGGAGCGCTCTGGAAATGTGCTAACAGTGATACTAGTGTTAAGAGATTAGACAACCTAGGAGCAGTTCCAATTCTGGTGAGACTGTTAGACGATGAGAATGATGGTGTCCTTACTAACGTAGCAGGAGCTCTAGCAGAATGTGCGAAGTATCCGCCTAATCGAGAAAAAATCCGGTTTGCTAAAGGGATTCCTATGCTTA TACATCATTTGAATAATACTCATAAGCCATTGCTAGAGAACGTACCGCTGGTATTAATGGAATGCGCTAGGGAGCAAAACTGTATGATGGAAATCGACGAATTGGATGGAGTGAGACTTATTTGGTCGCTCCTTAAAAATGATTCAAAGAAAGTTCAAACTAACGCTGCTCTCGCTTTGAGTCCATGCGTTCAGAATGCAGCAGACTCTGGGGAAATGGTACGATCTTTCGTCGGTGCCCTGGAACTAACAGTGGATTTGTTAGACTCTGATGATCACAATGTTCTGTCTGCTGTCTGCGCAGCGATTGCTACTATCGCCCACGATCACGAAAACTTGGCTGTAATCTCAGATCACGGTGTCGTAGCGAAACTTTCGAAACTTG tgAGCACAACAGACGATCACCTCAGAGCTAACCTTGGTGTCGCAATAGCGTACTGTTGTGACTGGGCTCAGAACCGCCAGGAGTTTGGCAAGCGTGGTGCCATCACGCCCCTCGTCAACTACATGACGTCAAGAGATCCGGACGTCCACAGAGCGACCGCGCTGGCCTTGTACCACCTGTCCTTCTATTCGATCAACTGTGTTACAATGCATGCG GCTGGTGTAGTTCAATTTTTGCTAGAAACGATAGGTGCCAAGGATCCTATACTCCAAGAAGCGTCCGCTGGCTGTCTGTGTAACATACGAAAACTGGCGCTTGCGACtgagaaaattaaattaaaacaataa